The nucleotide window GAAAACAAATTCAAAAAGATCACTCCACCACCAAATACGATTCATCTATAATCATATAAGGCGTGATATTATCCTCATCCTTCTCTCGTGAGCTTGACAAATTGCTTCCATTCATTGCACTAAGGAGATCAACTATGTCAAAAACATGCTTATAATTCTTAAATCCATCTCTGGCGagctaattttattattaatgaaagCTACTGGATTTCTTGTGAATCATACTCATGTGATAATCCTAAATAGAATATTGAACCTAaaatattatttgtagcatgggaaTTTGTATACAATAttgaaccaaaaataaaataaaatattaaagacATGAAGCATGAAGGTAAAGTTTAGGGTTGTTGTATACTATTCCGTATCACAAATTATTACAATTGTTCCGTCACACATATTACAACATAAAGAAACCAAGGAAAGCATACCAAATAACAATTATTCAACTAAAGAATAATCAACTTCATATTTTAAATGTCTAAAACACCAATCAAAGAAATTGAAGTCCCGAGCAGAACCTTGGCATATTGAATGTCTAAAACACCAATCAAAGAAACTCAAGTCTCCACCTCCATGTGGATATAATTTTGCTCTATGATCATTCCAATCATACATACATTGCGAAAAACAATTTACTTCATACACGTAACTGCTCCGATACCCAAATCTCTCTGGGTTGCTCAATGCCCGACAATTTTGACCAGTAACATAAAATAATGCAATGTCACCCAAAGTTTTCAGTTTAACGTAATTTGTAGTTGACAAATCTATCTTGTAAACTCCCCTTCTTGATGAGTACCATAATCGAAAATCAATCAGTAAAAGTTGCTCATCACAATTAACCAACTTAAAGGATATTTGTGAGGGATCTCTATAGCGAACTTTCTCGGGAGTATTCTTGAGGTTTAGAAATTTAATATTTCCAGAATTCAAGTTGAGTACCCCTATGTTGCCATTGTTAGTGACAACatatattatattgttggaaaCCACAAAGTCGACTACCACCTCctctgattttaatgttgaaTAAATCAACCAATCATAATATCGAGATTGATAGACATACAAACAGCTAGACTCTTTGCATAAAACCACCAAGACAAATTCCTCAGAGCATTTCTCGAAAGCAAGCATGACTTCATACCGATAAAATGTCTTATGATTAACGGTAAAGGCGGCATTGATTTCCATTTTCTTTCTTGTGAATGGATTGAATAGAACAAATGAATTATTTCTATGGGCCAAGATGAAATATCCGCTGGAAACTCCAACATAGACGCAGTTGGGAGGCTTGAGGCAACTCATCATTTTCAAATCATAAACTTTTTTATTGGGTACGCTAATAAAGGAATATGAATCAGTATTATAACCATTCAAACGAACAAGCAATGGTTCTTGGGATGACAAGAAATTTGATTTATGGAAAGTCCTCCAATTCTTGCAAACACCCGAAAACGAAAAGAGGTCGTCAAAATCTAGGGTTTTGCAAATGATATCAAGCACGTCCCAAGGAAGTTCGGCAAGTTCACCATTATCTAATGAAAGTGTGATTTGACGCTTCTTCGACATGAAAGAGTTGAATTCCAAAATTAAATGTTTATGCCCTTtaaacaaggtcttcaattttACTTTGACACGACTTATGTAAATTCTTTTAGCACTGAAATCTTTAAGGACTTTTGAAAATTGATCATACTTTTCCTTGTCATATTGAAATGCATCTTTTACTGCACTAAGAAACCCTAATGCTTCATCCACGGTAACACCTGAGTTCTTCATTCAGAAAATCATTCTATTCAGTTTAATTTGTTGGAATTCAaaacaaaactatatatataaatatataatgattCAGAACATACCATTGATTTTGAAGTCtgatttgcataattgaataacT belongs to Vicia villosa cultivar HV-30 ecotype Madison, WI unplaced genomic scaffold, Vvil1.0 ctg.001085F_1_1, whole genome shotgun sequence and includes:
- the LOC131633207 gene encoding uncharacterized protein LOC131633207, with protein sequence MKNSGVTVDEALGFLSAVKDAFQYDKEKYDQFSKVLKDFSAKRIYISRVKVKLKTLFKGHKHLILEFNSFMSKKRQITLSLDNGELAELPWDVLDIICKTLDFDDLFSFSGVCKNWRTFHKSNFLSSQEPLLVRLNGYNTDSYSFISVPNKKVYDLKMMSCLKPPNCVYVGVSSGYFILAHRNNSFVLFNPFTRKKMEINAAFTVNHKTFYRYEVMLAFEKCSEEFVLVVLCKESSCLYVYQSRYYDWLIYSTLKSEEVVVDFVVSNNIIYVVTNNGNIGVLNLNSGNIKFLNLKNTPEKVRYRDPSQISFKLVNCDEQLLLIDFRLWYSSRRGVYKIDLSTTNYVKLKTLGDIALFYVTGQNCRALSNPERFGYRSSYVYEVNCFSQCMYDWNDHRAKLYPHGGGDLSFFDWCFRHSICQGSARDFNFFDWCFRHLKYEVDYSLVE